One Euphorbia lathyris chromosome 1, ddEupLath1.1, whole genome shotgun sequence DNA segment encodes these proteins:
- the LOC136204036 gene encoding mitogen-activated protein kinase 7 codes for MAALVEPPNGIRQGGKHYYSMWQTLFEIDTKYVPIKPIGRGAYGVVCSSINRETNEKVAIKKINSVFENKIDALRTLRELKLLRHIRHENVIALKDVMMPAQRTSFKDVYLVYELMDTDLHQIIKSSQPLSNDHCKYFLFQLLRGLNYLHSANILHRDLKPGNLLVNANCDLKICDFGLARTSQGNEQFMTEYVVTRWYRAPELLLCCDNYGTSIDVWSVGCIFAEILGRKPIFPGTECLNQLKLIINVLGSQQDSDLEFIDNPKARRYIKTLPYSRGTHFSHLYPQADPLAIDLLQRMLVFHPSKRITVTEALLHPYMSGLYDPRNNPPAHFPINIDIDENVGEHMIRELMWNEMLLYHPEVLAVNT; via the exons ATGGCAGCTTTGGTGGAGCCTCCTAATGGAATTAGACAGGGAGGGAAGCATTACTACTCAATGTGGCAAACTTTGTTTGAGATTGATACCAAATATGTTCCTATCAAGCCAATTGGTAGAGGGGCATATGGTGTTGTTTGCTCTTCTATTAACAGGGAAACAAATGAGAAAGTTGCAATCAAGAAAATCAATAGTGTATTTGAGAACAAAATTGATGCTTTAAGGACTCTTAGAGAATTGAAGCTTCTTAGGCATATTCGACATGAAAATGTCATTGCTTTGAAGGATGTTATGATGCCTGCTCAGAGGACTAGCTTTAAGGATGTTTATTTGGTTTATGAACTCATGGATACTGATTTGCATCAGATCATCAAGTCCTCACAACCGCTTTCAAATGATCATTGCAAATATTTCCTATTTCAG TTGCTGCGTGGGCTGAATTATCTCCACTCGGCAAACATTCTGCATCGTGACTTGAAGCCAGGGAATCTCCTTGTCAATGCTAACTGCGACTTAAAGATATGTGATTTCGGGTTGGCTCGAACTAGCCAAGGCAATGAACAATTCATGACTGAATACGTTGTCACCCGCTGGTATCGTGCACCTGAGCTCCTCCTCTGCTGTGACAATTATGGTACATCTATTGACGTCTGGTCTGTAGGATGTATCTTTGCTGAGATACTTGGTCGAAAACCTATCTTCCCTGGAACAGAGTGCCTTAACCAGCTGAAGCTGATTATCAATGTCCTTGGAAGTCAGCAGGATTCAGATCTTGAATTCATTGACAATCCTAAAGCTCGGAGGTACATAAAAACCCTTCCGTACTCTAGAGGAACCCATTTCTCCCATTTATACCCTCAGGCTGATCCGTTAGCTATAGACTTGCTGCAACGGATGCTTGTTTTCCATCCATCCAAGAGAATTACAGTGACAGAAGCACTTCTACATCCATACATGTCAGGACTGTATGATCCAAGAAACAATCCCCCTGCCCACTTTCCAATCAATATTGACATAGATGAGAATGTGGGTGAACATATGATCCGGGAATTGATGTGGAACGAGATGCTTCTTTACCATCCTGAAGTGTTAGCAGTTAATACATAG